A section of the Oryza sativa Japonica Group chromosome 1, ASM3414082v1 genome encodes:
- the LOC4326268 gene encoding disease resistance protein Pik-2-like isoform X2, whose product MEAMVVSSTEGAVRILLGKLADVLAGRYALLLGARDEIQELKDELESMNACLRDLAAAGDVDDRNEQTRTWMKQVREVAFDAEDCIDTFWCYIGHHYGARGVRCYCVPKVVYTLKTLKVRNNLAIKIQSLRTRVQRVSERRLRYMLNPTGSTSKSTNGSLSSSNYIDQERRLSALNIDESRLVGMADKTEEVTKLLDEGHVPNLKVVSVVGFGGLGKTTLAMTVYKSPAVKGIQSRAFVAVSQNYDPRALLESLLKQLIQRPFLREPRSVDEETSTEDPLKGIETWDICQLINRCRNYLENKRYFIVLHDLWRPEAWMTLKIAFPDNDKRSRILITTRNHLVAQICCYYPHDCIYSMEPLPSEESRHLFFKRVFKLDKCPSQYQDLVDISDAILRKCNGLPLAIVSIGGMLARMKNKTYAEWQKVCDRLDCGLEINNTVGGMRKILSLGYNDLPYHLKACFLYLSVFPEDFEIKRGPLIRRWAAEGFIGRVRGSNLEEIADKYFDEFISRNIVTPIRIDSSGEVRSCRVHDIMLEVISAISVQENFISLLGNYSYSITGHDKIRRLSIHVGGGKEQDFSCRNLSHLRSLTILGCKEKPIPIALADLTLLRVLDLEGCGWLSDSDLKDICKLYLLRYVSLRSTNISKLPRAVGNLKELLTLDVRSTYIRELPATITQLRCLKHLLAGRYKYYTRTHHVKHFASKEAVTIPAGLKNMSALQSIAPVNISSSFRAMHELGELSQLTKLCAINRKGVEKWRPFATSLSKLSNSLRHLSVIHIDKMEHGLEFLMDLSSPPLFLKKLYFWGRVSALPPWISSLSNLVRLSLRENYLESELVKILGKLHSLLSLKLYVNSYLGTELCFEHNLFPRLKQLMIDNLKNLDELSFKGGAPDLERLTLAFVKAPERGISGIENLPKLKEVEFFGIIVDSVVEGVIAAAKIHPNHPRVYRDETIDPRSLTTA is encoded by the exons ATGGAGGCCATGGTGGTGAGCTCGACGGAGGGCGCCGTGCGCATCCTCCTGGGGAAGCTGGCGGACGTCCTCGCCGGCAGGTAcgcgctcctcctcggcgcGCGCGACGAGATCCAGGAGCTCAAGGACGAGCTCGAGAGCATGAACGCCTGCCtccgcgacctcgccgccgccggcgacgtcgacgaccgCAACGAGCAG ACAAGAACGTGGATGAAACAAGTCAGGGAGGTAGCATTTGATGCTGAGGATTGTATTGACACATTCTGGTGCTACATTGGCCATCATTATGGTGCCAGGGGAGTCCGCTGTTATTGTGTACCAAAGGTAGTCTACACCTTGAAGACGTTGAAAGTGAGGAACAACCTGGCCATCAAAATCCAAAGTCTCAGGACTCGTGTGCAGAGAGTGAGTGAGCGGAGGCTGAGATACATGCTCAACCCAACAGGATCTACTTCTAAATCAACCAATGGATCTCTGTCTTCTTCAAACTACATTGATCAAGAGCGCCGATTATCTGCACTAAACATCGACGAATCACGACTTGTTGGAATGGCTGATAAGACAGAAGAAGTCACCAAGCTGCTAGACGAAGGTCATGTGCCTAATCTTAAAGTAGTCTCCGTTGTTGGCTTTGGTGGACTAGGAAAAACCACCCTTGCAATGACTGTTTACAAGAGCCCAGCAGTGAAAGGGATCCAGAGCCGTGCTTTTGTGGCAGTGTCCCAAAACTATGATCCCCGAGCACTTCTGGAATCTTTACTGAAGCAGCTTATCCAAAGACCCTTTCTCAGAGAGCCAAGGAGTGTGGATGAAGAAACTAGTACTGAAGACCCCCTCAAAGGCATCGAAACCTGGGACATATGCCAACTCATTAATAGGTGCAGAAATTACTTGGAGAACAAAAG GTACTTCATTGTTCTTCATGACCTTTGGAGGCCAGAAGCATGGATGACTTTGAAGATAGCCTTTCCTGATAATGATAAACGGAGTAGAATACTAATTACTACAAGGAATCACCTTGTAGCTCAAATTTGCTGCTATTATCCCCATGACTGTATTTACAGCATGGAGCCCTTACCCAGTGAAGAATCCAGACATTTATTCTTCAAGAGAGTGTTCAAATTGGACAAATGTCCTTCACAGTACCAAGATTTGGTGGATATCTCCGATGCCATATTAAGAAAATGTAATGGCTTGCCTCTAGCCATTGTGAGCATAGGAGGAATGCTAGCTCGAATGAAAAACAAGACATATGCAGAATGGCAGAAGGTGTGTGACAGATTGGACTGTGGGTTAGAGATAAATAATACTGTAGGGGGAATGAGAAAGATACTCTCTCTTGGCTACAATGATTTGCCCTACCATCTGAAGGCTTGCTTCTTGTATCTTAGTGTTTTTCCCGAGGATTTTGAGATCAAAAGAGGACCCTTGATTAGAAGATGGGCAGCAGAGGGTTTCATTGGTAGAGTGCGTGGATCAAATTTGGAAGAAATTGCTGATAAGTATTTTGATGAATTTATCAGTAGAAACATCGTTACACCTATTCGGATTGATAGCAGCGGCGAGGTCCGGAGTTGTAGGGTTCATGACATCATGCTGGAAGTAATCAGTGCCATATCTGTCCAAGAAAACTTCATCTCACTCCTAGGGAATTACAGTTACAGCATAACAGGGCATGACAAAATTCGGCGGCTTTCCATCCATGTAGGTGGTGGTAAGGAGCAAGATTTCTCATGTAGGAACTTATCCCATCTACGTTCTTTGACAATCCTAGGCTGCAAGGAGAAACCAATACCTATCGCTTTGGCTGATCTAACACTTCTAAGGGTGTTAGACCTTGAAGGTTGCGGCTGGTTAAGTGATTCAGATTTGAAAGATATTTGCAAGCTGTATCTGTTGAGGTATGTAAGTCTTCGAAGCACAAATATTTCAAAGCTACCAAGGGCAGTGGGGAACCTGAAAGAACTTTTGACATTGGATGTAAGAAGCACTTACATTAGGGAGTTACCTGCAACTATCACTCAGCTCCGGTGTCTCAAACATCTTCTTGCAGGCCGTTACAAGTACTATACAAGGACACATCATGTGAAACATTTTGCTTCAAAGGAAGCTGTGACTATACCTGCTGGGTTGAAAAATATGAGTGCCCTTCAGAGCATTGCTCCTGTAAACATCTCATCAAGCTTCCGTGCAATGCATGAACTGGGAGAGCTGTCTCAGTTGACCAAGCTTTGTGCTATCAACAGAAAGGGAGTAGAGAAATGGAGACCTTTCGCTACCTCATTAAGTAAACTGAGCAATTCCCTTCGCCACCTATCAGTAATTCATATCGACAAAATGGAACATGGGCTTGAGTTCTTAATGGACCTAAGCTCGCCGCCTCTCTTCCTGAAAAAGCTCTACTTTTGGGGAAGAGTGAGTGCTCTGCCTCCATGGATTTCATCTCTCAGCAACTTAGTCAGGCTATCGCTCCGAGAAAACTATCTGGAGAGTGAATTGGTCAAGATACTAGGGAAACTTCATAGTCTTTTGTCCCTCAAACTGTATGTTAACTCATATCTAGGGACAGAACTATGCTTTGAGCATAATCTTTTTCCGAGACTCAAACAACTTATGATAGATAATTTAAAAAATCTTGATGAGCTTAGCTTTAAGGGAGGAGCGCCTGATCTTGAGAGACTCACGTTGGCTTTTGTAAAAGCACCCGAAAGAGGCATTTCTGGCATAGAGAATCTTCCAAAACTAAAAGAAGTTGAGTTCTTCGGGATTATTGTTGACTCTGTTGTCGAGGGGGTGATAGCTGCTGCCAAGATTCATCCAAATCATCCAAGAGTTTACAGAGACGAGACAATCGACCCAAGGAGCCTTACTACAGCAT GA
- the LOC4326268 gene encoding disease resistance protein Pik-2-like isoform X1, protein MKQVREVAFDAEDCIDTFWCYIGHHYGARGVRCYCVPKVVYTLKTLKVRNNLAIKIQSLRTRVQRVSERRLRYMLNPTGSTSKSTNGSLSSSNYIDQERRLSALNIDESRLVGMADKTEEVTKLLDEGHVPNLKVVSVVGFGGLGKTTLAMTVYKSPAVKGIQSRAFVAVSQNYDPRALLESLLKQLIQRPFLREPRSVDEETSTEDPLKGIETWDICQLINRCRNYLENKRYFIVLHDLWRPEAWMTLKIAFPDNDKRSRILITTRNHLVAQICCYYPHDCIYSMEPLPSEESRHLFFKRVFKLDKCPSQYQDLVDISDAILRKCNGLPLAIVSIGGMLARMKNKTYAEWQKVCDRLDCGLEINNTVGGMRKILSLGYNDLPYHLKACFLYLSVFPEDFEIKRGPLIRRWAAEGFIGRVRGSNLEEIADKYFDEFISRNIVTPIRIDSSGEVRSCRVHDIMLEVISAISVQENFISLLGNYSYSITGHDKIRRLSIHVGGGKEQDFSCRNLSHLRSLTILGCKEKPIPIALADLTLLRVLDLEGCGWLSDSDLKDICKLYLLRYVSLRSTNISKLPRAVGNLKELLTLDVRSTYIRELPATITQLRCLKHLLAGRYKYYTRTHHVKHFASKEAVTIPAGLKNMSALQSIAPVNISSSFRAMHELGELSQLTKLCAINRKGVEKWRPFATSLSKLSNSLRHLSVIHIDKMEHGLEFLMDLSSPPLFLKKLYFWGRVSALPPWISSLSNLVRLSLRENYLESELVKILGKLHSLLSLKLYVNSYLGTELCFEHNLFPRLKQLMIDNLKNLDELSFKGGAPDLERLTLAFVKAPERGISGIENLPKLKEVEFFGIIVDSVVEGVIAAAKIHPNHPRVYRDETIDPRSLTTA, encoded by the exons ATGAAACAAGTCAGGGAGGTAGCATTTGATGCTGAGGATTGTATTGACACATTCTGGTGCTACATTGGCCATCATTATGGTGCCAGGGGAGTCCGCTGTTATTGTGTACCAAAGGTAGTCTACACCTTGAAGACGTTGAAAGTGAGGAACAACCTGGCCATCAAAATCCAAAGTCTCAGGACTCGTGTGCAGAGAGTGAGTGAGCGGAGGCTGAGATACATGCTCAACCCAACAGGATCTACTTCTAAATCAACCAATGGATCTCTGTCTTCTTCAAACTACATTGATCAAGAGCGCCGATTATCTGCACTAAACATCGACGAATCACGACTTGTTGGAATGGCTGATAAGACAGAAGAAGTCACCAAGCTGCTAGACGAAGGTCATGTGCCTAATCTTAAAGTAGTCTCCGTTGTTGGCTTTGGTGGACTAGGAAAAACCACCCTTGCAATGACTGTTTACAAGAGCCCAGCAGTGAAAGGGATCCAGAGCCGTGCTTTTGTGGCAGTGTCCCAAAACTATGATCCCCGAGCACTTCTGGAATCTTTACTGAAGCAGCTTATCCAAAGACCCTTTCTCAGAGAGCCAAGGAGTGTGGATGAAGAAACTAGTACTGAAGACCCCCTCAAAGGCATCGAAACCTGGGACATATGCCAACTCATTAATAGGTGCAGAAATTACTTGGAGAACAAAAG GTACTTCATTGTTCTTCATGACCTTTGGAGGCCAGAAGCATGGATGACTTTGAAGATAGCCTTTCCTGATAATGATAAACGGAGTAGAATACTAATTACTACAAGGAATCACCTTGTAGCTCAAATTTGCTGCTATTATCCCCATGACTGTATTTACAGCATGGAGCCCTTACCCAGTGAAGAATCCAGACATTTATTCTTCAAGAGAGTGTTCAAATTGGACAAATGTCCTTCACAGTACCAAGATTTGGTGGATATCTCCGATGCCATATTAAGAAAATGTAATGGCTTGCCTCTAGCCATTGTGAGCATAGGAGGAATGCTAGCTCGAATGAAAAACAAGACATATGCAGAATGGCAGAAGGTGTGTGACAGATTGGACTGTGGGTTAGAGATAAATAATACTGTAGGGGGAATGAGAAAGATACTCTCTCTTGGCTACAATGATTTGCCCTACCATCTGAAGGCTTGCTTCTTGTATCTTAGTGTTTTTCCCGAGGATTTTGAGATCAAAAGAGGACCCTTGATTAGAAGATGGGCAGCAGAGGGTTTCATTGGTAGAGTGCGTGGATCAAATTTGGAAGAAATTGCTGATAAGTATTTTGATGAATTTATCAGTAGAAACATCGTTACACCTATTCGGATTGATAGCAGCGGCGAGGTCCGGAGTTGTAGGGTTCATGACATCATGCTGGAAGTAATCAGTGCCATATCTGTCCAAGAAAACTTCATCTCACTCCTAGGGAATTACAGTTACAGCATAACAGGGCATGACAAAATTCGGCGGCTTTCCATCCATGTAGGTGGTGGTAAGGAGCAAGATTTCTCATGTAGGAACTTATCCCATCTACGTTCTTTGACAATCCTAGGCTGCAAGGAGAAACCAATACCTATCGCTTTGGCTGATCTAACACTTCTAAGGGTGTTAGACCTTGAAGGTTGCGGCTGGTTAAGTGATTCAGATTTGAAAGATATTTGCAAGCTGTATCTGTTGAGGTATGTAAGTCTTCGAAGCACAAATATTTCAAAGCTACCAAGGGCAGTGGGGAACCTGAAAGAACTTTTGACATTGGATGTAAGAAGCACTTACATTAGGGAGTTACCTGCAACTATCACTCAGCTCCGGTGTCTCAAACATCTTCTTGCAGGCCGTTACAAGTACTATACAAGGACACATCATGTGAAACATTTTGCTTCAAAGGAAGCTGTGACTATACCTGCTGGGTTGAAAAATATGAGTGCCCTTCAGAGCATTGCTCCTGTAAACATCTCATCAAGCTTCCGTGCAATGCATGAACTGGGAGAGCTGTCTCAGTTGACCAAGCTTTGTGCTATCAACAGAAAGGGAGTAGAGAAATGGAGACCTTTCGCTACCTCATTAAGTAAACTGAGCAATTCCCTTCGCCACCTATCAGTAATTCATATCGACAAAATGGAACATGGGCTTGAGTTCTTAATGGACCTAAGCTCGCCGCCTCTCTTCCTGAAAAAGCTCTACTTTTGGGGAAGAGTGAGTGCTCTGCCTCCATGGATTTCATCTCTCAGCAACTTAGTCAGGCTATCGCTCCGAGAAAACTATCTGGAGAGTGAATTGGTCAAGATACTAGGGAAACTTCATAGTCTTTTGTCCCTCAAACTGTATGTTAACTCATATCTAGGGACAGAACTATGCTTTGAGCATAATCTTTTTCCGAGACTCAAACAACTTATGATAGATAATTTAAAAAATCTTGATGAGCTTAGCTTTAAGGGAGGAGCGCCTGATCTTGAGAGACTCACGTTGGCTTTTGTAAAAGCACCCGAAAGAGGCATTTCTGGCATAGAGAATCTTCCAAAACTAAAAGAAGTTGAGTTCTTCGGGATTATTGTTGACTCTGTTGTCGAGGGGGTGATAGCTGCTGCCAAGATTCATCCAAATCATCCAAGAGTTTACAGAGACGAGACAATCGACCCAAGGAGCCTTACTACAGCAT GA
- the LOC136356302 gene encoding disease resistance protein Pik-2-like, which translates to MNACLRDLAAAGDDDQTQQVISLAAASRFVRLRVLEMMNHISFVVADEDVDEAGEGGVAYNAEDCIDGFWHHRGRHYRGDEGLVAGWLRRTVIQPLETLRAMHKLALDVQSLKARALKVSERRLRYKLEPPATATAAWTVPSYDDLDRRLPALNMDESRGPASWASAARRKPSSSCWRTVVIMAATTTRRRLAGRWSISIVGFGGLGKTTLAATVYNSPIDGAGDPAPGVRDGVPELRPPRAAGVVAEAARRDAIDERSAQMLRPGNGRRRRRP; encoded by the coding sequence ATGAACGCCTGCCtccgcgacctcgccgccgccggcgacgacgaccagaCCCAGCAGGTCATctccctcgccgcggcgtcgcgcTTCGTGCGCCTTCGTGTTCTTGAAATGATGAATCATATATCTTTTGTTGTTGCAGACGAGGACGTGGATGAAGCAGGTGAGGGAGGCGTGGCGTACAACGCGGAGGACTGCATCGACGGCTTCTGGCACCACCGCGGCCGCCATTACCGCGGCGATGAGGGCCTCGTCGCCGGCTGGCTACGGAGGACGGTGATCCAGCCGCTCGAGACCTTGCGAGCGATGCACAAGCTGGCCCTGGATGTCCAGAGCCTCAAGGCCCGCGCGCTCAAGGTCAGCGAGCGGAGGCTGCGTTACAAGCTGgagccaccggcgacggcgacggcggcgtggacggTGCCGAGCTACGACGACCTCGACCGCCGGCTGCCGGCGCTCAACATGGACGAGTCCCGCGGTCCCGCCTCGTGGGCGTCCGCAGCAAGACGAAAGCCATCCTCAAGCTGCTGGAGGACGGTGGTGATcatggcggcgacgacaacCCGGCGCCGGCTCGCCGGAAGGTGGTCGATCTCCATCGTTGGCTTCGGCGGCCTGGGCAAGACGACGCTGGCGGCGACGGTGTACAACAGCCCGATCGACGGTGCAGGGGATCCAGCACCGGGCGTTCGTGACGGTGTCCCGGAACTGCGACCTCCGCGCGCTGCTGGAGTCGTTGCTGAAGCAGCTCGTCGAGACGCCATTGATGAGAGATCCGCGCAAATGTTGCGGCCAGGaaacggccgccggcgacggcgaccatgA
- the LOC107277168 gene encoding disease resistance protein Pik-2-like, whose protein sequence is MEAAVVSSTEGVVHILLGKLGEFLSDKYVLLSGVRHEIQELKDDLESMNACLRDLAAAGDYHQTQQTRTWMKQVREVAYDAEDCIDSFRYHVGGDRYRDEDLAGWLRRTVLRPLTTLRAMYKLAVEVQSLKARALMVSERRLRYKLEPPAAASSSGEYAPRCYDDLDRRLPALSVDESRRRPQQDQSRPQAAGHGRRRRRLGPPEGGVHRRLRRPRQDDAGGDGVQEPRGAGHPAQGIRDGDPELQPSSSAGIVGGAALRANARFTLLHEEDDHGSRRILRGIETKDIPQLLAHCSTHLRDKRYFVVVDDVWSLEDWASLKPAFPDNDIHSRVVITTRNRQVAESCCSLPVDRVYSMDVLQDDQSRKLFFNTVFRSNKCPAGYRRLETISGNILAKCGGLPLAIVSVGGMLAQAENKTPAEWMKVCDRLGSRLSTSAMMERMRRIMSLSYHDLLYHLKACFLYLSVFREGYEIKRGPLVRRWAAEGFVGGRRECTPEEAAGKYLDEFVGRSIVTPTRVVSNGVVRCCKVHDIMLEMMTEKCMEENFISLLGSPSKHGHQQHAMMVAAGHDKIRRLSVHGAHTSQGKQAGGVHDKHLCRRRIKKDEEQDDVLSSGDLSCVRSLLMLRCIEKPIPVISFAKLKLIRVLDLEGCRWLSNHDLEDICKLSLLRYLSLRDTGVQRLPRLIGRLKELLTLDIRETDVRALPETITRLGRLRHLLAGRYRYYTRSHRVKLFEPFEAVTIPPGLAAMGSLQTIAHANIASSSIAMGELGDLPGLTKLCVMNCEEGPSKWEPFVISLNKLSYSLRSLSILHWQYDNAGLEALLDLTSPPIFLEKFFLWGKLSTLPSWVSHLSNLVDLCLRENFLNGEVIIEQLGKLPSLLSLKLYRASYLGRELRFREKLFPRLKQLIVDNLPNIEELSFQGGAPQLERLTLAVLKKPEDGIFGIDKLPMLKEVEFYGHIMIDSVVAEMVAVCRNHPNKPRVYREDRPMEMDSESSN, encoded by the exons ATGGAGGCCGCCGTGGTGAGCTCCACCGAGGGCGTGGTGCACATCCTCCTCGGCAAGCTCGGCGAATTCCTCTCCGACAAGTACGTCCTCCTCAGCGGCGTCCGCCACGAGATCCAGGAGCTCAAGGACGACCTCGAGAGCATGAACGCCTGCCtccgcgacctcgccgccgccggcgactacCACCAGACCCAGCAG acgAGGACGTGGATGAAGCAGGTGAGGGAGGTGGCGTACGACGCGGAGGACTGCATCGACAGCTTCCGGTaccacgtcggcggcgaccggtACCGCGACGAGGACCTCGCCGGCTGGCTGCGCAGGACGGTGCTCCGGCCGCTGACGACGCTGCGGGCGATGTACAAGCTGGCCGTGGAGGTCCAGAGCCTCAAGGCCCGCGCGCTCATGGTCAGCGAGCGGAGGCTGCGTTACAAGCTGgagccgcccgccgcggcgtcgagctccggcgAGTACGCGCCCCGCTGCTACGACGACCTCGACCGCCGTCTTCCGGCACTCAGCGTCGACGAGTCTCGTCGGCGTCCGCAGCAAGACCAGAGCCGTCCTCAAGCTGCTGGACatggtcggcgacgacgacggctcggcccgccggaAGGTGGTGTCCATCGTCGGCTTCGGCGGCCTAGGCAAGACGACGCTGGCGGCGATGGTGTACAAGAGCCCCGCGGTGCGGGGCATCCAGCACAGGGCATTCGTGACGGTGACCCGGAGCTGCAACCTTCGAGCTCTGCTGGAATCGTTGGTGGAGCAGCTCTTCGCGCCAATGCGAGATTCACGCTGCTCCACGAAGAAGACGACCACGGATCACGACGAATACTCAGAGGCATCGAAACCAAGGACATTCCCCAACTCCTCGCCCATTGCAGCACTCATTTGAGAGACAAGAG GTACTTTGTAGTTGTTGATGATGTATGGAGTCTAGAGGACTGGGCAAGCTTGAAGCCAGCTTTCCCAGACAATGATATACACAGTAGAGTAGTTATCACTACGCGGAATCGTCAAGTTGCTGAGAGCTGCTGCTCCCTTCCCGTCGATCGAGTTTACTCCATGGATGTTTTACAAGATGATCAGTCGAGAAAGTTGTTCTTCAACACGGTGTTTCGGTCGAACAAGTGTCCCGCGGGGTATCGGAGATTGGAGACCATCTCCGGCAACATCTTGGCCAAATGCGGTGGCTTGCCACTGGCCATAGTCAGTGTCGGGGGAATGCTGGCTCAGGCGGAGAACAAGACACCGGCGGAGTGGATGAAGGTGTGCGATAGGCTAGGATCTAGGCTGAGCACAAGCGCAATGATGGAAAGGATGAGGCGGATAATGTCACTTAGCTACCATGACCTGCTCTACCATTTGAAGGCTTGCTTCCTCTACCTGAGCGTCTTCCGTGAGGGGTATGAGATCAAGAGGGGGCCATTGGTGCGGCGGTGGGCTGCCGAGGGGTTCGTTGGCGGCAGACGTGAGTGCACACCTGAGGAGGCCGCTGGCAAGTACCTGGACGAGTTCGTCGGCAGGAGCATAGTCACGCCTACAAGGGTTGTCAGCAATGGTGTCGTCAGGTGTTGTAAGGTCCACGACATCATGCTGGAGATGATGACAGAAAAGTGCATGGAGGAAAACTTCATCTCCTTGCTAGGAAGCCCGAGCAAGCATGGCCACCAGCAGCATGCCATGATGGTGGCAGCTGGGCACGACAAGATCCGACGGCTCTCTGTCCATGGCGCGCACACGTCTCAGGGGAAACAAGCTGGTGGTGTTCATGACAAGCATCTTTGTAGGAGGAGGATAAAGAAGGATGAGGAACAAGACGACGTCTTGTCGTCTGGAGACTTGTCTTGTGTCCGCTCACTTCTAATGCTCCGGTGCATCGAGAAACCAATACCGGTAATCAGTTTCGCAAAGCTAAAGCTCATTCGTGTACTAGACCTCGAAGGTTGTCGTTGGTTGAGCAACCATGACTTGGAAGACATTTGTAAGTTGTCTCTCTTGAGGTATCTCAGCCTTAGAGACACCGGTGTGCAGCGGCTCCCACGGTTGATCGGGAGGCTAAAAGAGCTTCTAACACTGGACATCAGGGAAACTGACGTGAGGGCACTACCAGAGACAATCACCCGGTTGGGACGCCTAAGGCATCTACTCGCCGGCAGGTACAGGTACTACACGAGGAGCCATCGTGTCAAGCTCTTCGAGCCGTtcgaggctgtgacaataccacCTGGTCTGGCCGCCATGGGATCCCTCCAGACCATTGCCCATGCCAACATCGCGTCAAGCTCCATTGCCATGGGTGAGCTCGGTGACCTGCCTGGCCTAACCAAGCTATGTGTCATGAACTGCGAGGAAGGGCCTAGCAAATGGGAGCCATTCGTTATCTCCCTCAATAAGCTCAGTTACTCCCTCCGCAGCCTGTCCATCCTTCATTGGCAGTATGACAATGCCGGTCTCGAGGCCCTCCTAGATCTCACTTCACCACCAATCTTCCTCGAGAAGTTCTTCCTTTGGGGTAAGCTCAGCACATTGCCTTCCTGGGTCTCACACCTCAGCAACCTTGTTGACCTCTGTCTTCGGGAGAACTTCCTCAATGGTGAGGTCATCATTGAGCAGCTAGGCAAGCTCCccagcctcctctccctcaaGCTCTACCGCGCGTCATACCTAGGGAGAGAGCTCCGCTTCCGGGAGAAGCTATTCCCAAGGCTAAAGCAACTCATCGTGGACAATCTACCCAACATTGAGGAGCTCAGCTTCCAAGGAGGCGCCCCTCAGCTTGAGAGGCTCACGCTTGCTGTCCTCAAGAAGCCTGAGGATGGCATTTTCGGCATTGATAAGCTCCCAATGCTCAAGGAGGTTGAGTTCTACGGCCATATCATGATCGATTCTGTGGTGGCAGAGATGGTAGCTGTGTGCAGAAATCATCCGAACAAGCCTAGAGTTTACAGGGAGGATCGACCAATGGAGATGGACTCTGAATCATCCAACTGA